A single genomic interval of Leptospira montravelensis harbors:
- a CDS encoding sigma-70 family RNA polymerase sigma factor yields MKQTSYTNEEILEIVKACGAGDEKALRTFFDIYSQDIYNFPIRVFHLSEDDASDYYIYAFERLKTGKRFKSFVGKSSFKTWFFSVLRNLLIDWQRTKREVKTQTISKVNKEGKEYSTIEDEPDKRSEALALAIDVSDQFHSVLSTIKIENRVAFKLSFIYYLHLEPDEVHYIAEKTNRTEEEIRIDVLRLREELSSREEENLKMEDKITSLYLNILDLKDQKKSKAQGDSVEAQYYKERLDHALAKKYEQRKKLIEKKQKGHFLVRTPYREIAKILGISEGGVSVTLLRVLEKMQKKMHSLAGEG; encoded by the coding sequence ATGAAACAGACTTCTTATACCAATGAAGAAATTTTAGAGATCGTAAAAGCTTGTGGTGCTGGCGATGAAAAGGCACTCCGGACTTTTTTTGATATATATTCCCAAGACATTTATAATTTCCCGATTCGGGTCTTTCATTTAAGTGAAGATGATGCTTCCGATTATTATATTTACGCATTTGAAAGGTTAAAAACGGGGAAACGTTTCAAAAGTTTCGTTGGCAAATCTAGTTTTAAAACCTGGTTTTTTTCGGTATTGAGAAACCTTCTCATCGATTGGCAACGTACCAAAAGGGAAGTCAAAACCCAAACTATTTCCAAAGTCAATAAAGAAGGGAAAGAATACAGTACTATCGAGGACGAACCCGACAAAAGGTCTGAGGCATTGGCTTTGGCCATTGATGTGTCGGATCAGTTCCATTCGGTACTATCCACTATCAAAATAGAAAATCGCGTCGCCTTTAAACTTTCCTTTATTTATTATTTGCATTTGGAACCAGACGAGGTTCACTATATTGCCGAAAAAACAAACCGCACGGAAGAGGAGATCCGAATTGATGTTCTGAGGCTCAGAGAGGAGCTTTCCAGCCGCGAAGAAGAAAACCTCAAAATGGAAGATAAAATTACATCTCTGTATTTGAATATTCTGGATTTGAAGGATCAAAAAAAATCGAAGGCCCAGGGAGATTCCGTGGAAGCCCAATATTACAAAGAGCGACTGGACCATGCTTTGGCCAAAAAATATGAACAAAGGAAAAAATTAATCGAGAAAAAGCAAAAAGGACACTTTCTTGTCCGGACCCCTTATAGAGAGATTGCCAAAATCTTAGGGATTTCCGAAGGTGGAGTCAGTGTGACCTTGCTCAGAGTACTCGAAAAAATGCAAAAAAAAATGCATTCTTTGGCGGGAGAGGGCTAA
- a CDS encoding M23 family metallopeptidase, with product MRSIVVVLSLLASFILAEEPVSDTKPAFVWPIQGLELPGLITSTFGESRKDHFHNGLDISSVLQPVKSMSQGFILYSRYAEDDPFEDERGSGNIVWIAHKNGYVSGYYHLGGSRNEKVRTGKQVSAGDTIGISGNTGHSTGGHLHFVLGKDYGKTLLDPLTYLPPVEDNMPPQIANLFIHVGENYTNLNDGDNINVSKAFPLTVSIIDGGIKNSQRRGIKEVKFLFNGEAYKQANFESLRFEDGKWKTKEGHSFDDLFFKDRYLVGVLNLKAGENVIKVQTKDFSGQNADRSFSINITRISGGN from the coding sequence ATGAGAAGTATTGTTGTAGTATTGAGTCTCTTGGCAAGTTTTATTTTAGCAGAGGAACCGGTCTCCGATACAAAACCGGCGTTTGTTTGGCCCATCCAGGGTTTGGAACTACCAGGACTTATCACAAGTACCTTTGGTGAATCCAGAAAAGACCATTTTCACAACGGATTAGACATATCCTCCGTATTGCAACCAGTCAAAAGTATGAGCCAAGGATTTATACTATACTCCCGTTATGCGGAAGACGATCCTTTTGAAGACGAACGTGGGTCGGGTAATATTGTCTGGATTGCACATAAAAACGGTTATGTGAGCGGTTACTACCACTTAGGTGGCTCAAGAAACGAGAAAGTTAGGACAGGCAAACAAGTTTCTGCTGGTGATACGATTGGAATTTCCGGAAATACGGGCCATTCCACCGGGGGTCACCTTCACTTCGTATTGGGAAAGGATTATGGAAAAACACTACTCGATCCACTGACCTACCTTCCCCCCGTAGAAGACAATATGCCTCCCCAAATAGCCAATCTCTTCATCCATGTTGGCGAAAATTATACCAATTTAAATGATGGCGACAATATCAATGTTTCCAAAGCCTTCCCACTGACAGTCAGTATCATTGATGGGGGAATCAAAAATAGCCAAAGGAGAGGGATTAAGGAAGTAAAATTCCTTTTTAACGGAGAGGCTTACAAACAGGCAAATTTCGAATCTCTACGTTTTGAAGATGGGAAATGGAAAACAAAAGAAGGCCATAGTTTTGATGATCTATTTTTTAAAGACCGGTATTTGGTAGGAGTTTTGAATTTAAAGGCAGGAGAAAATGTCATTAAAGTTCAAACAAAAGACTTTAGCGGTCAAAATGCCGACAGAAGTTTCAGCATAAACATAACAAGGATTAGTGGAGGAAACTAA